A window of the Vigna angularis cultivar LongXiaoDou No.4 chromosome 3, ASM1680809v1, whole genome shotgun sequence genome harbors these coding sequences:
- the LOC108325323 gene encoding adenylate isopentenyltransferase, which translates to MRLSILQPQPQRCHHPIKRWPRMDASFHRRKDKVVVIMGATGSGKSRLSIDLATLFPVSEIINSDKMQVYRGLDITTNKIPLAQRRGVPHHLLGDVDPSLPEFSPADFRRRAGHIIDDISSRDCLPIVVGGSNSFVHALLVEDFQPDSNVFQHAERLISSELRYKCCFLWVDIAFPVLSQYLCHRVDDMLQSGMVQELAQFFDPEASRRTGSGLRKAIGVPEFDRYFNMYPPWAGPAGPGEDPLRKRAYEEAVRAIKDNTCELAERQMEKIERLMRAGWDLRRIDATEAFGVVLTSGSNNGSDVWERQVLEPSVKIVRRFLME; encoded by the coding sequence atGAGGCTTTCCATACTGCAACCTCAGCCGCAGCGCTGTCACCACCCGATAAAGCGGTGGCCTCGCATGGACGCTTCCTTCCACCGCCGCAAGGACAAGGTCGTTGTCATCATGGGCGCCACCGGCTCCGGCAAGTCCCGTCTCTCCATCGACCTCGCCACCCTCTTCCCCGTCTCCGAAATCATCAACTCCGACAAAATGCAAGTCTACCGCGGACTCGACATCACCACCAACAAGATCCCCCTCGCGCAGCGCCGTGGCGTCCCTCACCACCTTCTCGGCGACGTCGACCCCTCCCTACCGGAGTTCTCCCCCGCCGACTTCCGTCGCCGCGCTGGCCACATCATTGACGACATCAGCAGCCGGGATTGCCTCCCCATCGTCGTCGGCGGCTCTAACTCCTTCGTCCACGCGCTTCTCGTGGAAGACTTCCAGCCTGACTCCAACGTCTTCCAACACGCCGAGCGGCTTATATCCTCCGAGTTGAGGTACAAGTGTTGCTTCCTCTGGGTCGACATAGCTTTCCCTGTGCTATCGCAATACTTGTGCCACCGAGTCGACGACATGCTCCAATCGGGGATGGTCCAGGAGTTGGCTCAGTTCTTCGACCCCGAGGCTTCCCGTCGAACCGGGTCCGGTCTCAGAAAAGCCATTGGGGTTCCCGAGTTCGACCGCTATTTTAATATGTACCCACCCTGGGCCGGCCCCGCGGGCCCGGGCGAGGATCCTCTGCGGAAGCGTGCGTACGAGGAAGCGGTGCGGGCGATCAAGGATAACACGTGCGAGTTGGCGGAGCGTCAGATGGAGAAGATCGAACGGTTGATGCGTGCCGGGTGGGACCTACGGAGGATCGACGCTACGGAAGCGTTTGGGGTGGTGCTGACGTCAGGG